A region of Bacillus cabrialesii DNA encodes the following proteins:
- the upp gene encoding uracil phosphoribosyltransferase — MGKVYVFDHPLIQHKLTYIRNENTGTKDFRELVDEVATLMAFEITRDLPLEEVDIKTPVQAAKSKVISGKKLGVVPILRAGLGMVDGILKLIPAAKVGHVGLYRDPETLKPVEYYVKLPSDVEEREFIVVDPMLATGGSAVEAIHSLKKRGAKNIRFMCLVAAPEGVEELQKHHSDVDIYIAALDEKLNEKGYIVPGLGDAGDRMFGTK; from the coding sequence ATGGGAAAGGTTTATGTATTTGATCATCCTTTAATTCAGCACAAGCTGACATATATACGGAATGAAAATACAGGTACGAAGGATTTTAGAGAGCTTGTAGACGAAGTTGCAACACTTATGGCTTTTGAAATTACCCGCGATCTTCCTTTGGAAGAAGTGGATATCAAAACACCGGTTCAGGCTGCAAAATCGAAAGTCATCTCAGGGAAAAAACTCGGAGTGGTTCCTATCCTCAGAGCGGGATTAGGAATGGTTGACGGCATTTTAAAGCTGATTCCCGCGGCAAAAGTGGGACATGTCGGCCTGTACCGTGATCCTGAAACCTTAAAACCTGTGGAATACTATGTCAAGCTTCCTTCTGACGTGGAAGAGCGTGAATTCATCGTGGTTGACCCGATGCTGGCTACAGGCGGTTCCGCTGTTGAAGCCATTCACAGCCTCAAAAAACGCGGCGCGAAAAATATTCGTTTCATGTGCCTTGTAGCGGCGCCTGAGGGTGTGGAAGAATTGCAGAAGCATCATTCGGATGTGGATATCTACATCGCGGCACTTGATGAAAAACTAAATGAAAAAGGTTATATTGTTCCAGGTCTCGGAGATGCGGGAGACCGTATGTTTGGAACAAAATAA
- the glyA gene encoding serine hydroxymethyltransferase yields MKHLPAQDEQVFNAIKNERERQQTKIELIASENFVSEAVMEAQGSVLTNKYAEGYPGKRYYGGCEHVDVVEDIARDRAKEIFGAEYVNVQPHSGAQANMAVYFTILEQGDTVLGMNLSHGGHLTHGSPVNFSGVQYNFVEYGVDKETQYIDYDDVREKALAHKPKLIVAGASAYPRTIDFKKFREIADEVGAYFMVDMAHIAGLVAAGLHPNPVPYADFVTTTTHKTLRGPRGGMILCREEFGKKIDKSIFPGIQGGPLMHVIAAKAVSFGEVLQDDFKTYAQNVISNAKRLAEALTKEGVQLVSGGTDNHLILVDLRSLGLTGKVAEHVLDEIGITSNKNAIPYDPEKPFVTSGIRLGTAAVTSRGFDGDALDEVGAIIALALKNHEDEGKLEEARQRVAALTDKFPLYKELDY; encoded by the coding sequence ATGAAACATTTACCTGCGCAAGACGAACAAGTGTTTAACGCCATTAAAAATGAGCGTGAACGCCAACAGACTAAGATCGAGTTGATTGCTTCTGAGAACTTTGTAAGTGAAGCGGTTATGGAAGCACAAGGATCTGTTTTGACAAATAAATACGCTGAAGGATATCCGGGCAAACGCTACTATGGCGGATGTGAGCACGTCGATGTCGTTGAAGATATCGCCCGTGACCGCGCGAAGGAAATCTTTGGAGCGGAATATGTAAACGTTCAGCCGCATTCAGGCGCGCAAGCAAACATGGCAGTATACTTTACGATTTTGGAGCAAGGCGATACTGTACTTGGGATGAACCTCTCCCACGGCGGCCATTTAACACACGGAAGTCCAGTCAACTTCAGCGGTGTTCAATATAACTTTGTTGAGTATGGCGTAGATAAAGAAACTCAATATATTGATTATGATGACGTGCGTGAAAAAGCCCTCGCTCATAAGCCTAAGCTAATCGTAGCGGGAGCAAGTGCGTATCCTCGTACAATCGACTTTAAGAAATTCCGTGAAATTGCTGATGAAGTCGGAGCATACTTCATGGTGGATATGGCGCATATCGCAGGACTTGTTGCGGCAGGCCTTCATCCAAACCCGGTTCCTTACGCTGATTTTGTAACGACAACAACACATAAGACACTTCGCGGTCCTCGCGGCGGTATGATCCTTTGCCGTGAAGAGTTCGGCAAGAAAATTGATAAATCGATCTTCCCTGGAATTCAAGGCGGCCCGCTGATGCACGTTATTGCCGCAAAAGCAGTTTCATTTGGCGAAGTATTGCAGGACGATTTCAAAACATATGCACAAAACGTCATTTCTAACGCAAAACGCTTGGCTGAAGCGTTAACGAAAGAGGGCGTCCAGCTCGTTTCAGGCGGAACTGACAACCACCTGATCCTTGTTGACCTTCGTTCTCTCGGACTGACAGGTAAGGTTGCGGAGCACGTGCTTGATGAAATCGGCATTACGTCTAACAAAAACGCGATTCCATACGATCCGGAAAAACCTTTCGTAACAAGCGGTATCCGTCTTGGTACAGCTGCTGTGACTAGCCGCGGTTTTGACGGAGACGCATTGGACGAAGTCGGTGCCATCATCGCGCTTGCATTGAAAAACCACGAAGATGAAGGGAAACTTGAGGAAGCAAGACAGCGTGTAGCTGCTCTGACCGATAAATTTCCTTTATATAAAGAATTAGATTACTAA
- a CDS encoding TIGR01440 family protein translates to MNEIKQTWSTMLSEFQEQAGLKQDQLFVLGCSTSEVAGSRIGTSGSVDIAKSIYSGLAELKEKTGIHLAFQCCEHLNRALVIEEETAKLFRLPTVSALPVPTAGGAMASYAFKQMKSPVLVETIQADAGIDIGDTFIGMHLKPVAVPVRVSQNNLGSAHVTLARTRPKLIGGVRAVYGCE, encoded by the coding sequence ATGAATGAGATCAAACAAACGTGGAGTACGATGCTGTCTGAATTTCAAGAACAAGCGGGATTGAAGCAAGACCAGCTCTTTGTCCTTGGGTGCAGCACAAGCGAAGTAGCCGGAAGCCGCATCGGAACATCGGGCAGTGTAGACATCGCGAAAAGCATCTATAGCGGACTTGCCGAGCTTAAAGAGAAAACGGGAATCCATCTCGCTTTTCAATGCTGCGAGCATTTGAACAGAGCGCTTGTCATAGAGGAAGAAACGGCTAAGCTATTCAGACTTCCGACCGTTTCTGCCTTACCCGTTCCAACAGCGGGCGGGGCGATGGCTTCTTATGCGTTTAAGCAGATGAAGTCTCCCGTTCTTGTCGAAACCATTCAGGCTGACGCCGGAATAGACATAGGCGATACGTTTATCGGCATGCATTTGAAGCCGGTGGCTGTCCCTGTACGCGTCTCTCAAAACAACCTCGGTTCAGCACATGTGACATTAGCGCGTACGCGGCCGAAACTGATCGGCGGAGTGCGGGCGGTTTATGGGTGTGAATGA
- the rpiB gene encoding ribose 5-phosphate isomerase B — translation MKVAIASDHGGVHIRNEIKELMDELQIEYIDMGCDCGSGSVDYPDYAFPVAEKVVSGEVDRGILICGTGIGMSISANKVKGIRCALAHDTFSAKATREHNDTNILAMGERVIGPGLAREIAKIWLTTEFTGGRHQTRIGKISDYEEKNL, via the coding sequence ATGAAAGTAGCCATAGCATCGGATCATGGCGGCGTTCACATTCGAAATGAAATCAAAGAGTTAATGGACGAATTGCAAATTGAATATATTGATATGGGCTGTGACTGCGGCAGCGGATCTGTCGATTATCCGGATTATGCTTTTCCGGTGGCCGAAAAAGTGGTAAGCGGCGAAGTTGACAGAGGCATTTTAATTTGCGGGACAGGCATCGGCATGAGCATTTCCGCTAATAAAGTCAAAGGCATCCGCTGCGCGCTGGCGCACGATACATTCAGCGCAAAAGCGACGAGAGAGCATAATGACACAAACATCCTCGCGATGGGTGAGCGGGTGATCGGCCCCGGTTTGGCGCGGGAAATCGCGAAAATCTGGCTGACTACTGAGTTTACCGGCGGAAGACATCAAACCCGTATTGGCAAAATCTCAGATTATGAAGAGAAAAACCTGTAG
- the prpB gene encoding protein arginine phosphatase PrpB has protein sequence MNIIFVCTGNTCRSPMAEALFKSIAETEGLNVSVRSAGVFASPNGKATPHAVEALFEKHIALNHVSSPLTEEHMESADLVLAMTHQHKQIIASQFGRYRDKVFTLKEYVTGSRGDVIDPFGGSIDIYKQTRDELEELLRQLAKQLKKDGR, from the coding sequence ATGAATATTATTTTTGTCTGTACTGGAAATACGTGCCGCAGCCCGATGGCTGAGGCGCTTTTTAAATCAATTGCGGAAACGGAAGGGCTGAATGTCAGCGTCCGCTCGGCAGGCGTGTTTGCTTCGCCCAATGGGAAAGCGACGCCTCATGCTGTCGAAGCGCTGTTTGAAAAACACATTGCTCTGAATCATGTGTCTTCTCCGCTAACTGAAGAGCATATGGAATCGGCTGATTTGGTTCTCGCTATGACTCATCAGCACAAACAGATCATTGCCAGCCAATTTGGACGTTATCGTGATAAAGTGTTTACGTTAAAAGAATATGTCACAGGCAGCCGTGGGGATGTCATCGATCCGTTCGGCGGCTCAATTGACATCTATAAACAAACAAGAGATGAGCTTGAAGAGCTTCTTCGGCAGCTGGCAAAACAGCTGAAAAAAGACGGCAGATAA
- a CDS encoding manganese efflux pump MntP family protein: protein MSDLFIGELMTLSIMAFALGMDAFSVGLGMGMIKLRKKQIFYIGFIIGLFHVIMPLGGMAAGNMLSGLLGVLAVYIGGSLLFVLGIQMLMASFKQSEERFMSPAGPGLLLFAVGVSLDSFSVGLSLGIYGSHPLLTITLFGLFSMMLTWLGLLIGKQVQSWLGTYSEALGGIILIAFGLKLLLPI, encoded by the coding sequence ATGTCGGATTTGTTTATAGGCGAACTGATGACATTAAGCATCATGGCGTTTGCTTTAGGGATGGATGCTTTTTCTGTCGGTCTCGGAATGGGCATGATAAAACTCAGAAAAAAGCAGATATTCTATATTGGTTTCATCATCGGCCTCTTTCACGTCATCATGCCTCTCGGGGGGATGGCGGCCGGTAACATGCTGTCAGGGCTCCTCGGCGTGTTAGCGGTTTATATCGGAGGTTCGCTGCTTTTTGTTCTTGGGATTCAAATGCTTATGGCTTCATTTAAACAGTCTGAAGAACGATTCATGTCGCCGGCAGGGCCGGGCTTATTGCTGTTTGCCGTCGGCGTCAGCCTTGACAGCTTCTCCGTCGGCTTGAGCTTGGGAATATACGGCTCGCATCCGCTCCTCACAATTACTTTGTTCGGGCTGTTCAGCATGATGCTGACATGGCTTGGCCTGCTGATCGGAAAACAAGTGCAGTCATGGCTTGGCACATACAGCGAAGCGCTCGGGGGCATCATATTAATCGCATTCGGCCTAAAGCTGCTTTTGCCAATTTAA